The DNA sequence GCCGAAGCAGTGAAGGCGTACCCCACTACGCCGACGACGATGTGATGATCGACGCCGACGGCGTCGAGCGTTGGCCCGAACTCGTGGACCCGCCGATCATTCGTACCCAGGCAGGCCCAGGCGGTGCCACCTGTTCGGTGGTGCGCTATTACCCCAGGGTCGAAAGCGCCTTCGATGTCTACGAACTCTGGACGCCCACGGACGGCCGCGCGTCGTTCTGGCGTGTCCAAGGCAGCAATGGCCACCTGTATTGCTATGGCAACAGCGAAGCCTCGCGTATCGCCGAACCCAAGCGCGAAGCCAGCCCCGAGGCCACCCCGATACGCATCGCCGAATGGCTGCTGCTGGAAGAAGTCAGCCCCTGTGGCGAGCACATCTACTACGAATACGCAGCCGATCCCGGCCCGTTCGACGGCCCTCACGACTATCGCGCCCAGCGCTACCTGCGCCGGGTGCGCTACGGCAACGCCACGGCCAGTGAAACCTTTTACTGTTTCGAAGACGTAGACCCGGCAAACCGGGACTGGCATTTTCACCTGCTGTTCGACTACGGCCAGCGCACCCTCGACCTTGCGCAAAAACCTTCCTGGCTGGCCGACGAAGAGGCGCCATGGCCTCTGCGCGACGACCCGATCCACACTTACCGGTATGGGTTCGAAGTCGGCACGCGGCGCTTGTGTCATCAGGTCCTGATGTTCCATCACTTTCCCATCGACGCCGGTACCGAGCCTGCCCTGGTACAACGACTGCTGCTGGAATACACCCCGACGGCACTGGGCTACAGCTTGCTGACCGCCGCCCATTACCAGGCCTGGGACGCCGAGGATCGGGTCGAATACCGCCCCCCGTGGAACTGCAGTACAGCGCTTTCGAGCTCAACCTAACTCCCGAAACCTTCTTTGAGCTCGAGACGATGCCGGCCATCGAGGACGGTCGACGCTATCAATGCGTCGACCTCTACGGCGAGGGTGTTCCGGGCTTTCTCTGCCGGTACACCGATGGCTGGTATTACCGCGAACCCGAGCGCGCCGAGGCCGGTGGCGACAAGATCGCCTACGGCCCGTGGTCACGCCTGGAGAATATCCCGGTCGCCAGCGACAACCCGGCGGTGCTGCAGGTGTTGACCGACCTGACCGGCAGCGGGCGGCTCAACTGGATCATTGCCCAGCCCGGCATGAACGGCTTCTACACCCTCAACCCGGACCGCAGTTGGTCAGGTTTCCAAAGTTTCCAGCGCTTCCCGACGGAGTTCCTGCACCCGGCCGCGCAACTGGGTGACCTGGCTGGCGACGGCTTGCGTTCCCTGGCCATGATCGGGCCCAAAAGCGTGCGGCTGTACGCCAATCTCCGTGAACAAGGATTCGCCCCTGGCGTGAATGTGCCCCACGAACCGGACAGCGACTTGCCTCTGTTCAGCGACGTGCGCAGCGAGCTGGTGATGTTCGGCAACCTACTGGGCAGCGACAGCACCGAGCTGTGTCGCATCCGCTTCGATGAGATCAAGTGCTGGCCGAGTTTGGGACATGGGCGTTTCGGCGAAGGATTTGTCATGAGCGCCCTGCCCTTTCGTTACGGTGAGTTCGACGCCGACCGGGTAAGGATCGCCGACCTGGACGGCTCCGGTGCCCCCGCGCTGATCTACCTCGACAGCGACGGCTTCGACATCTACCTCAACCGCGGTGGCAATGGTCTCGAGCAGACACCGATCCGGGTGCCCTGGCCCACCGGCGTGCGGTACGACAATGTGTGCCAGGTCACCCTGGCCGATCTGCAAGGACTGGGTTGCGCCAGCCTGATCCTGAGCACGCCCCACATGACCGATATCAACAAGCCCAGGCACTGGCGCTATGATTTCGTCGCGGCCCGCCCCTATCTTCTCAACGATACGAACAACAACATGGGCTGCAGCACCTTCCTCGCCTATCGCAGCAGCGCTCAATACTGGCTGGATGAAAAACAGCAACTCGTGGCCCAGGACAAACGCCCGGCGTGCTATCTGCCGCTGGCCCTGTCGCTGGTGGCGCGTCAACAGCAGCGGGACGAGATCACCGGCAATTGCCTGACCCAACGCTTCACTTATTTCGAAGGCGACTACGATGGTCGCCTGCGTGAGTTCCGTGGCTTCGGCCGGTTGTACCAGGTCGACAGCGAAGTCCCCGAAGACGAAACGCAAGAGGGCTTCACCGCACCGGTCCTGGTCAAGACCTGGTTCCATACCGGTCGCACCGTCGACCAGCCCCTGAAAGACTGTTTCGCAGGCGACACCGACGCGGTGCCGTTGGGGCCGACACTGCTGACCCGCTTCCATGAAGGCGACGAGGCCGACGAGATCATCACCCCCGACCCCGACACTGCTCGAGAAATGGCTTATGCCCTGGGCGGTCACGTATTGCGCAGTGAAACCCATCCCGCCGATCCGGACGGTCTCCCCAGGCCCTATACGATGACGCAACAGCGTTACCTGCTGCGCCACCCTCATCCACGTCATAAAAGCCTGCTGGTGCTGGAGCTGGAGACCCTCACCCATCAATACGACGGTTTCTCCAACGACCCACAAGGCCGGCACGACATCAACCTGAAATGGAACCTCTTCGGCCAGCTCATCCACGGGTTCGCCGTCCACTACGCCCGTCGTCTCACCGCCCTCGACGCCCCGCCTTTCGAAGATGAATTGGAAAACACCTGGTGGTGCGATGCACATGACGAACAGCAGCAGCTGTTTCATGTCATCGAGAAACGGGCCCAATACCTGCACCTGATCGACGACACCGGCTTGCGCCAGCGCCTGGGCCTGCCATGGCGCTCCAGGATCAATGGGCTGCAGCGTCCAAAAGGTGAACTGCCGCAGGGACTCAACCCCAGGCAGATAAGCTACGAAACTTTCCTCGAACACCAGGGCTCCGCGCAATGGCTCGCCGCTCGGCAACTGATCGCACTCCAGGAACAGAACTACCTGCTGGACGAGCACGACGATATTGCCTTCCAGGCCTTGCGCGGCCCGCTGGAAGTGGCCGAATTCGACAAACAGGCACTGGACGCCTATGACGCGGTGCCGCCACCTTTCGACATTCGCGAGCAACTCGAGACCATCGGCTACGCGCCCATGAAACTGTTCCTGCCGGAAGATCCCGACCAGGACGAGGCTGAAAATCTCTGGTCGAAAAAGATCGGGTTTGCGACCTACCGGTCTCTGGAAGGGTTCTTCCAGGTCAGTGCCTTGCAGGACACCCAAAGTCACGGTGTCACGACGGTCGAATATGACCCTTATCATCTGATGAGCACCGCCATCACCCTGCCGGACGGCTGCACGACCCGGGTGCAATACGATTACCACTCGCTGTTGGCGCGGCAGATCGTCGATGCCAACGACAATGTCCAACAAGCCCTGTACGGCCCTGGCGGGCTCCCATTGGGCGTCACGTTCCATGGCACCGAAAACGGCGTTCCGGCCGGCTTCGATGACATCGCCACGTACCGCCCCCCCGAAGACCTGACGCCAGGTCACGCCATCGCGTATCCGGAAGAAACCCTGGGCGACATCGCCAGCGCGGTACGCACCGATGTGCTCAGTTGGATGGGCTCGCTCGACGTCACGCTGGTACTGGCGACGCAGCGCAACGAGTGGATCCGCGAGCGTTACCTGCTGCCCGACGGCCATGTCCGTGCCTCAGGTCGCGCTCGTCTGGCGCAACTGAGGCACCGCACCGCTGCCGAGGAACTGCTTTGGGTACTGATCAATGCCGCGGCCCGTGAACCCGCCCACAGCGTGGTGCTGAGCGCCGACCGCTACCCGGACGATCCGTTGCGGCAGATCCGCATCGCCGTCAGCGCTGTCGATGGTTTCGGTCGAGCCCTGCAAACCAAGCAGCGGGTCGAAGCCGGCCAAGCCTTTGCCGTGGCCGAGGACGGCTCACTGATGCAACAGGACGGCAAGCCGCTCCAGCTTCTGGCGGAACAGCGTTGGCGGGTGAGCGAACGGGTCGAGTACGACAACAAGGGGTTGGTCACGCGGGTCTATCGGCCCTATTTTGCCGATGCCTGGCGCTACATCAACGACGCCTCGCTGCGCGTGCACGGCTACCACGACCAGCAGTTCTACGACCCGCCGGGACGCCTGATCAAGGTCATCAATGCCAAGGGGCACGAGGCTTGGCATGTCTATCATCCGTGGTACCAATGCGCCCACGATTACAACGACACCGAACCAGGGCCTGACGAATGAGCCAGGCCCATCGAAATACCCCCGTGCTGGCGGTGTTCGACGGACGAGCCGGGCCCGTGCGGCGAGTGGACTACTTGCGCGACGCGACCCACGATCAGGCCCAAAGGCTGGTCACGACCCAGACCTATGACGTTGCCGGCCGCATCATTGCCCAATGGGACCCTCGATTGCATGGCACGCCAACGGCCAATCTGCGCAGCGTCTACAGCCTGTCGGGCACACCGCTGTGCACGGACAATGTCGACGGTGGGCTGCGTCGCGAACTCTTCGGCGTGGCCGGGCAAAACCTGCGGCGCTGGGACGAACGCGGCAGCGAACAGCAAACCGACTACGACACACAGCTGCGCCCTACGCTCATCCGGGAGCGAAACCAGGGCCAGGCGTGGGCCAGCGTCGAATACCTGCGCTACGGCGAAAACTCGGCCAGCAGCGCCTTGCACAATCAATGCTCGCGCCTGGTGGAACACTACGACACGGCGGGGCGTGTATCGATTGTCGATTATTCAATGGTGGGCGCGCCCTTGCACCAGTGTCAGCGCTTTCTCGCCACTCTGGATTCGCCGCACTGGCCACAAGACGAGGCCGAGCGCGAGTCCATGCTTGAGCCCACCCACTACGACACACACTGGCGCTACAGCGCGATGATTGAAACCCTGGACCGCACGGATGCCAAGGGCCACACGCAACACATGCTTCTCGACATCGCCGGTCAGCTCAAGCGCAGCCACCTGCAATGGGCGGGCGGCTCGACTTCACAGATGATCGTTGACGCACTGCAGTACAGCGCAGACGGCAAACTCCAAAGGCAAACCGCCGGTAACGGCGTCACCACCTCTTACAGCCATGACCCCGCTGACGGGCGCCTGAGTGAACTCAAAGCCGTGAAGGGCGACGACGTTCATCAGCATTTCAGTTACCTGTACGACCCCGTGGGCAACGTGAGGTCCATCACCGATCACACCCACGTCACTCGCTACCACGCCAATCAGCGCATCGACGGCATTCGCACCTTCGCTTATGACAGCCTGTATCGCCTGGAAAGCGCCACGGGCCTGGAAGCATCGGGCGCAGGCACTCAACCTGAGTTGCCGGGGCTGATCCCTCCGGCGGACCTTTCGCTGCGCACGCCCTACACCCAGCATTACCACTATGACGTTGGCGGCAACCTGGAGAAACTGGTCCACAGCAGCGCGACCCCGGGACGGGCGCACACGTTGTGGCTGACCCTGGCTCCAAACAGCAATCGCTGCGTCAGCTGGCGCAAGGGGGAAACGTCTCCCGGCGATGATCTCGATTTCGATGAATCGGGCAATCAATTGTCCCTGCCGGCCGCCGGGCAATCTCTGGCCTGGAACGCGCGGAATCAATTGCAAAGCGTGACCCAGGTACACCGCCAGGACGCCGACGACGACGCCGAGCGTTATGCCTATGACGCCCAGGGCCGCCGCGCGCGCAAACGACAAAGTACCCAGGCGACATCCGTTACCCACGTACGCGAGGTGCGCTACTTACCCGGCCTGGAAATCCATACCCTGGACGACAGCGAAGAACTGCACGTCTGCGCTTTGCAAGGCATGGCTTTTAACGTGCGGGGACTTTATTGGGAAAAAGGCCGACCGGATGACATCGAGCAAGGCCAACTGCGCTACAGCCTTGACGATCATTTGGGTTCCCTGGTGAAGGAACTGGACCAGGACGCCAGGCTCATCAGCCACGAAGGTTATTACCCTTTCGGCGGCACCGCGTGGTGGGCCGCGGATTCACACGTGCAGGCCAGCTATAAAACCCTTCGTTACTCCGGCAAAGAGCGCGACGCCAGCGGACTTTATTACTACGGGTTTCGTTATTACGCCCCCTGGATGATGCGCTGGCTCAACCCGGACCCGGCCGGGCCGGTGGATGGGTTGAATCTGTATGCGATGGTGGGGAATAACCCGATGTCGTTCGTGGACCCTTCCGGGTTAAACGCAGAAGATGCTTTTTATGCAAACTTGAGCAGGAGAACAGAACAGATACTGCACGGGGCAGCGAAAAACCCTGTGCCTGCCAGAAAGGGTAAACCGCACGAGTATGCGGAAGTGGAAAAACGGCATTTTGAACAATATCCGGATGCCATATTCACCAGTGCCAACAAGAAAAAAATGGCGGCCCATGCCGGCGTCATGTTTCACACCGGTGACGCCGCCGACACCATCATGCTCATGAATGTATTCAACATGCCCCTGCCAGCCGGCGGGGTTGAGTCCGTTCCAGGCATTAGTATCCACAAGCCG is a window from the Pseudomonas brassicacearum genome containing:
- a CDS encoding SpvB/TcaC N-terminal domain-containing protein — protein: MAEQTPLQIVPPTITNSASIATIGNRIGPVGTRGAASFELPLPLSGARHLTPALALLYNSQSGNGTFGIGMRLSVASIARRSSEGVPHYADDDVMIDADGVERWPELVDPPIIRTQAGPGGATCSVVRYYPRVESAFDVYELWTPTDGRASFWRVQGSNGHLYCYGNSEASRIAEPKREASPEATPIRIAEWLLLEEVSPCGEHIYYEYAADPGPFDGPHDYRAQRYLRRVRYGNATASETFYCFEDVDPANRDWHFHLLFDYGQRTLDLAQKPSWLADEEAPWPLRDDPIHTYRYGFEVGTRRLCHQVLMFHHFPIDAGTEPALVQRLLLEYTPTALGYSLLTAAHYQAWDAEDRVEYRPPWNCSTALSSST
- a CDS encoding toxin TcdB middle/N-terminal domain-containing protein, which produces MPAIEDGRRYQCVDLYGEGVPGFLCRYTDGWYYREPERAEAGGDKIAYGPWSRLENIPVASDNPAVLQVLTDLTGSGRLNWIIAQPGMNGFYTLNPDRSWSGFQSFQRFPTEFLHPAAQLGDLAGDGLRSLAMIGPKSVRLYANLREQGFAPGVNVPHEPDSDLPLFSDVRSELVMFGNLLGSDSTELCRIRFDEIKCWPSLGHGRFGEGFVMSALPFRYGEFDADRVRIADLDGSGAPALIYLDSDGFDIYLNRGGNGLEQTPIRVPWPTGVRYDNVCQVTLADLQGLGCASLILSTPHMTDINKPRHWRYDFVAARPYLLNDTNNNMGCSTFLAYRSSAQYWLDEKQQLVAQDKRPACYLPLALSLVARQQQRDEITGNCLTQRFTYFEGDYDGRLREFRGFGRLYQVDSEVPEDETQEGFTAPVLVKTWFHTGRTVDQPLKDCFAGDTDAVPLGPTLLTRFHEGDEADEIITPDPDTAREMAYALGGHVLRSETHPADPDGLPRPYTMTQQRYLLRHPHPRHKSLLVLELETLTHQYDGFSNDPQGRHDINLKWNLFGQLIHGFAVHYARRLTALDAPPFEDELENTWWCDAHDEQQQLFHVIEKRAQYLHLIDDTGLRQRLGLPWRSRINGLQRPKGELPQGLNPRQISYETFLEHQGSAQWLAARQLIALQEQNYLLDEHDDIAFQALRGPLEVAEFDKQALDAYDAVPPPFDIREQLETIGYAPMKLFLPEDPDQDEAENLWSKKIGFATYRSLEGFFQVSALQDTQSHGVTTVEYDPYHLMSTAITLPDGCTTRVQYDYHSLLARQIVDANDNVQQALYGPGGLPLGVTFHGTENGVPAGFDDIATYRPPEDLTPGHAIAYPEETLGDIASAVRTDVLSWMGSLDVTLVLATQRNEWIRERYLLPDGHVRASGRARLAQLRHRTAAEELLWVLINAAAREPAHSVVLSADRYPDDPLRQIRIAVSAVDGFGRALQTKQRVEAGQAFAVAEDGSLMQQDGKPLQLLAEQRWRVSERVEYDNKGLVTRVYRPYFADAWRYINDASLRVHGYHDQQFYDPPGRLIKVINAKGHEAWHVYHPWYQCAHDYNDTEPGPDE
- a CDS encoding RHS repeat domain-containing protein, with amino-acid sequence MSQAHRNTPVLAVFDGRAGPVRRVDYLRDATHDQAQRLVTTQTYDVAGRIIAQWDPRLHGTPTANLRSVYSLSGTPLCTDNVDGGLRRELFGVAGQNLRRWDERGSEQQTDYDTQLRPTLIRERNQGQAWASVEYLRYGENSASSALHNQCSRLVEHYDTAGRVSIVDYSMVGAPLHQCQRFLATLDSPHWPQDEAERESMLEPTHYDTHWRYSAMIETLDRTDAKGHTQHMLLDIAGQLKRSHLQWAGGSTSQMIVDALQYSADGKLQRQTAGNGVTTSYSHDPADGRLSELKAVKGDDVHQHFSYLYDPVGNVRSITDHTHVTRYHANQRIDGIRTFAYDSLYRLESATGLEASGAGTQPELPGLIPPADLSLRTPYTQHYHYDVGGNLEKLVHSSATPGRAHTLWLTLAPNSNRCVSWRKGETSPGDDLDFDESGNQLSLPAAGQSLAWNARNQLQSVTQVHRQDADDDAERYAYDAQGRRARKRQSTQATSVTHVREVRYLPGLEIHTLDDSEELHVCALQGMAFNVRGLYWEKGRPDDIEQGQLRYSLDDHLGSLVKELDQDARLISHEGYYPFGGTAWWAADSHVQASYKTLRYSGKERDASGLYYYGFRYYAPWMMRWLNPDPAGPVDGLNLYAMVGNNPMSFVDPSGLNAEDAFYANLSRRTEQILHGAAKNPVPARKGKPHEYAEVEKRHFEQYPDAIFTSANKKKMAAHAGVMFHTGDAADTIMLMNVFNMPLPAGGVESVPGISIHKPRNKDLPRENLADLGVLSIDSDTFLSHLAEEYITLVRTADIRVFKGQSMDFTGLSGVEYETSLPHLVRDLVKPHIEQSGNLIPQGAGAPGYHAEVIQGNLIQLFPNVRGNLQHVRIATQKLQSVERAEAFPACYNCANILVENYNGGAGFNIITGRTNVSHEAWRKMLVEAYPN